The Manihot esculenta cultivar AM560-2 chromosome 1, M.esculenta_v8, whole genome shotgun sequence genome has a window encoding:
- the LOC110622153 gene encoding 14 kDa proline-rich protein DC2.15, translating into MASRAAASIALLLTLNLLFFTMGSAATCPVDALKFKVCANVLGLIKIPPDAPCCSLIANLVDLEAALCLCTAIKANVLGINLTIPVDLSLVLNNCGKKVPEGFQCP; encoded by the coding sequence ATGGCTTCAAGAGCTGCAGCCTCCATTGCGTTGTTGCTCACTCTCAACCTCCTCTTCTTCACTATGGGGAGCGCTGCGACTTGCCCTGTGGATGCCCTAAAGTTCAAAGTATGTGCGAATGTGTTGGGTCTAATTAAGATCCCACCAGATGCACCTTGCTGCAGCCTCATTGCTAATCTTGTTGACCTTGAAGCTGCTCTTTGCCTTTGCACTGCCATCAAAGCTAATGTCTTGGGCATTAACCTCACCATACCCGTCGACTTGAGCTTGGTGCTCAACAACTGCGGCAAAAAGGTTCCAGAAGGATTCCAGTGCCCATAA